ACCTATGTGATAGCCACCGCTTACAACTTTGGCTAATTCCCCCAATTGGTTTGATGCGATCTGCGCCACTTGCTCAGTTCGGGGCAGTCCAAAGATCATAGCAATCAGATTGAAAAAACCAAAAAGGTTGCCCTGGTAAGGATCAATGGCGCTGACACCGCTGAGAGCATTACCCAAAATGAACAAGTTGAATTTTATCGCGATATACATGGCTACTGGGTTGAGCACAAACGAAAGCAGCCCCGCATAGACGGCCCGCAGCAAGCGCTTTGCCCGCCCTCTGCCCCTATATAAAAACAAATCCACCAGCACAACAACCATATAGATGGCCAGCAGATACACAGCGTATTCCGCATAAACCGTCAATGTGCCAACCAGTAGAAGCGCTGTAAAAAAAATGTATTTGCGTTCCTGGTAACGATAGAGAAGCAGCAGGTTGCCGGCAAAGGCCATCATACAGCCAATGCCAAAGATTTGTGGGGCATACTGTGAAGCGATTGAAAAATACCATATCCCGCCTGCGCACAGCAGCGCGGTCGCCCATATCGCTGTTTTTTCAGCAATATCCAGGCAGTAGGTCATCAAAAAATATGCCGCCATAATCGTGGCCAGTGTAAGGGTGGTACTCAGCACAAAATACACTTGATGGGCCTGCAGATTTGCCACTGCCATGATCAATGCACCCAAGATATCTGTACCAAAGCGTGTCACTGTAAACATATAATTGGCCAACGCATAGAAGGGCATGGTATTGGAAAATGCGATTTGCTCGCACAACGCATGGTTCTGCAGCCAGTCCATGCTTGAAACATAATAAGCAATATCATTATTGGTGTTCTGCAGGCTCACCAGCTCTCCACGTGCCAGCACGGGATAGTGCAGCAGCAAGCATCCTGCCCCCAACACCAGCAGTAAAACCTTATTGCGTGCCATTCCGCGCAGCCAAGGGAGCACATAAGCACGCGCGTAGTATATGCCCACAACACACAACAACAGGTAGATGATTGCAATAACATGCATGGGGAACACCAGCGCCAGTATCTGCGCAAAACAAGTGGTGCCAATTGCACCGAGGATAGGCATAAAAAACGCAAACCCTTTCCCCTTAAAACATGAAATCTGCACCCGCGCGCATTTTGACATGATCAGACCAACCATGCTGAGAAAAAACAGTACAACGACAGATACAATAATAGAAAGCATGCGCTATCCCTCTTCATAATCACTTTTCATATTTATTACATAACATCATGCAATGTCTATTATTATAACCTCCCATTGTTTTCTGTGCAACAAATGTCGTTTTATGATGTAGCGTTTCTTCTTTGTCAAAGCCGCTGCGTCGCTGGGCCGTCGAGTACGTTGCCCCGCACATCAAAGCGCGAGCCGTGGCAGGGGCAGTCCCAGGTATGGTCGTCCCCGTTCCACTCCAGCTGGCAGCCCAAGTGCGGGCAGCGCGGCCGCACCAGGTACAGCTCGTCGTCCTCGTCACGGTACACCCCCACCTTCTCGTCGCCGTAGACCAGCACCGCGCCCTCCCCTTTGCGCACATGCGACAGCTGGTTGTCCAGCGTATCGAGCGTATCGAGCATGCGCTTGGTAAAGCCGATGGCCGTCTCCCCCCCGTTAATGAGGAACCGCCGCATGGATGCGGAGATCGTCAGCCGCTGTGGGGAAAAGGCCACCGCATCCGGATTCTCCCTGCCCGTGACGACATCGCTTAAAAGCAGCGCCGCGGCCATGCTGCTTGTCATGCCCCACTTGTTAAAGCCGGTAGCCACGTACACCGGCGCCTTACTGCGGCTGTAGTAACCGATGTAGGGCACGCCGTCGAGCGTCATGCAGTCCTGGTTGGACCACGCCGCCGCCTCGCTGCTGTCCGGGTACAGCGCGCGCGCAGCCTCGCGCAGCGCCTCATAATGGCCGCCTGACGGGTTTTTGCCCGTGCGGTGCCCTGCGCCGCCAAAAAGCAACAGCCCCCGCGCGTTGCGGAAGGAGTAGCCGTCGGGGTCCGCGTCGATGTACATGCCATCGAGCTGCGGTGCGTTCTCCAGCGCCAGCACATAGGAGCGCTGCTGGTGCATCCGCATAAAGTAAAAGCCGGGCGCATTGACAAAGGGGAAATGCGTGGCCACCACAATGTGCGATGCGGTGATGTTGCCCCGGTCCGTCTCCACCACCTGGTCCTTGATGGCCAGCGCGCACGTGCGCGTGTGGATGGTCAGTCCCTGCGCAATATGCGCGGCAAAGCGCAGCGGATCGAACTGCGCCTGGTCGCTGAAGCGCACCGCGCCCTGCACCGCAAAGGGCAGCGTGGTCTCTGTTGTAAACTGCGCGTCGATCCCCAGGCTGCACGCCGCCTCCACCTCCTGGCGCATGCGCGCCGCATCGTCGCGGCTGAACACATAGCTGGGCAGCGTCTGCCAATCGCAGGCAATCTGCTGCTGCTGTACCAGCGCGCGGTACTGTTCCAGCGCGCACATGTTTAAGTGCGCATACTGCGCGGCGCGCGCCTTGCCCAGGGACGTGATGAGCCGGTGGTAGGTCAAATTGTGTTGGATGGTCACCTTGGCTGTCGTGCGGGCGGTGGCGCCGCTGCACGGCGCATGCGCGCGGTCAATCACCAATACCTGCAGGCCGTGCTGCTGCAGAAAATAAGCGCACAAAAGGCCGCACAGCCCCGCGCCGATCACCAGCACGTCCGTCTTGCAGTCCCCCGCAAGCGGACCGCTGCTCTGTATTTCCACGTTGTTTTGCCAAATGGCATGCATTCGTCGCTTCACCTCATCTGTTACCCTGCCCGAAAAAGGGATATTTTACACAAAAAGCGCGCGCATGGTGTTTACAAACGATATTATACGCCGTATAATATAAATCGCTTTATAGCATAGAGATGAGGTGATCGGCGTGACGTTTCAACTGGGCTCCACACTGCTGGACGCCTGCGTCCTCTCAGTGCTCCACCGGGGCGACAGCTACGGCTACCTGCTGACGCAGAACCTGCGGGACGTGGTGCGCGTATCGGAATCCACGCTCTACCCGGTGCTGCGGCGCCTGCAAAAGGAAGGCTTTCTCGCCACCTACGACCAGCCTTTTCAGGGACGCAACCGCCGTTACTACACCATTACCGCCCAGGGACGGGCGCAGTACATGCACTACGTGCAGCAGTGGTCCGCCTACAAGGACATGGTGGACAAGATCATGCTGGGAGGGGCCGACGATGACAAGGCTTGACTTTTTCTTGCAACTGCGAAACAACCTTGCCGCGCTGCCGCAGGAGGAACTGGACAGCGCCGTATCCTACTACTGCGAGTATTTTGACGACAACGGGCCGGAGAACGAGCAGCGCGTGCTGGAGGAGCTGGGCGATCCGGCGGCAATCGCCCGGCAGATTGTGGCGGAGTACCATGCGCGCATCGGCCAGCAGCAGGAGGAGGCACCGCCCACAAGCGATGCATCGGATGCGCCAAAAGACGCGCAGCAAGTGTGCGCGCAGGCCGTTTTACAGATGCCGCAGGACCAGGTGCCCGCAGATGCCGCGCTCGATGGGCAGGATTGCGCGCGTGACATGACAGGCGATGCGTCCAATGCGCAGGGGGCTGCGCGGCAAGCATCCCAAGATGGCGCGCACGATACGCGCTACGCCGCGCAGGAAACCGCACGCCCGCTGGAGGCGCAGGGCGCGCCGCGGCGCATGCCTACAGGCATGATCATGGTGCTGGTGCTGCTCTCCCCACTGTTGCTCGTGCTGGGCGCGGCGGTGTTCGCGCTGTTTATCGCACTGCTTGCCGTCGCGCTGAGCGTCCTTGCCGTTGGCGTGGTGATGGGCATCACCGCAATCGCCTGCCTGGTGGTGGGCATCATGGCGCTGTTTGTGCACGCGCCAAGCGGTCTGCTGCTGCTGGGCACCAGCCTTGTGCTGGCTGCGCTGACTATCCTGTTTAACCTGGGCGGCGCCGCGCTGCTCAAGGCGATTGTGCGTCTGTATCGCTTCACCTGGCGCAGCATCTTTCATAAAAGGGGGCACGTACAATGAAAACCGCAACAAAGGCCGCGTTGATCGTGGCTTGCAGCCTGCTTGTGGCAGGCCTGATCATCTGTGGCATCGCCTACGCATGGGGAGGGGACAATTTGGGCATCATCGTCAGCCGCAAAGGCATCACGCGCGCCAGCGGCCAGTTTATCGAAAAGCACGTGGACACCGGCGCCTTCCACAGCATCACGGCGGATATGTCCCTCGGCACCGTACGCCTGGAGGCATCTGACCGCTACGGTGTCTCCTACGGCTACGCGCCCGACTACGGCACGCCCGCCTGCGTGGTGGAGGGGGACCAGCTGCGTTTCACGATGGAGGCGCGCAATGTCTTTGGCATCAACATGCTTCTGCATCGTCCCCGGGAAAACTACGTCACCATCTACTATCCTCAAGGCGCGGCGCTGGGCGACGTGCAGCTGCGCGCAAACGCGGGCAACGTGCATATTGCGGGCGTCACGTCCGATACCCTGCGCGTCACAGCGGACCTGGGCCAGGTATCGCTTGCGCAGGCGCAGTGCGGCGCGGTCTCTCTGGAGATGCACGCGGGCGACGGCAAGCTTACGGACGTACAGGCTAACACCCTCCAGGCCGATTGCAACCTGGGCAACATGACGTTTACGCGCGTTGTCGCGGACAGCTTCCACGCGGATGCAGACGCGGGCGATATCCGCCTGCAGGACTGCCGCACCGGCGAGACCGAGCTATCGTGCGACCTGGGCAACATGCAGGGCGATGGCCTGGAGATGGGCGCGCTGGACGCGAGCAACCACTGCGGCAACATTGCGCTTGCCGGCTCGTTTAACGGGGACGTGTCCCTCAAGGCGGATTTGGGCAACGTGAAGCTCACCACGCGGCAGCCGGCGGACGCATACCGCATCGATCTGGAGGTGAGCGCAGGCAATTGCTCCGTGGATGGCAACCGCGTGGGCAACCGGTACCAGTCGGGGGGCGCGCAGGGCGCGCACCAGATGCGCATCCGCAACAGCTGCGGCAACATTGCAGTGCATTTTAATCAGATGTGACCCCGCACGCAAGGACGGCAAATAGGGACTCCGCGCACATATGCACACGCGCCCGAAGCGCAGGCAGATGGATGCGTCCCGCCATGTCCGCAGACGCTTGGCGCACGAGGAAGCCGCTCCGCGGGCGGCAATCGCATGCGCTGATTAATTCCCCTCCTGTTTGCGTCTGCGCTTGAGGCATGCAAGGGCACGCATGGGCCTTGATCTTTCTCCTGTTCGCGCGCGCTTGAGATGCGCAAGAGCGCGCATAGGCCGGTATCTCCCCTATGCGCAAGGCGCTTGCAGCGCGCGGGGCGCCAGGGGCCCCGCCATGCGTGCACGTAGGCCTGGCGTGCGAGAATGCCGCTCTTTGGGCCACAAGCGCGCGCGGGTAGGTTGTAGCCCTTATGCGCAGATGCGCCTGGAGCAATCGCAACTCCTTGCGCACGGCGGCCCTTCCCCATCCGCAGCTGTGCC
Above is a window of Maliibacterium massiliense DNA encoding:
- a CDS encoding FAD-dependent oxidoreductase, translated to MHAIWQNNVEIQSSGPLAGDCKTDVLVIGAGLCGLLCAYFLQQHGLQVLVIDRAHAPCSGATARTTAKVTIQHNLTYHRLITSLGKARAAQYAHLNMCALEQYRALVQQQQIACDWQTLPSYVFSRDDAARMRQEVEAACSLGIDAQFTTETTLPFAVQGAVRFSDQAQFDPLRFAAHIAQGLTIHTRTCALAIKDQVVETDRGNITASHIVVATHFPFVNAPGFYFMRMHQQRSYVLALENAPQLDGMYIDADPDGYSFRNARGLLLFGGAGHRTGKNPSGGHYEALREAARALYPDSSEAAAWSNQDCMTLDGVPYIGYYSRSKAPVYVATGFNKWGMTSSMAAALLLSDVVTGRENPDAVAFSPQRLTISASMRRFLINGGETAIGFTKRMLDTLDTLDNQLSHVRKGEGAVLVYGDEKVGVYRDEDDELYLVRPRCPHLGCQLEWNGDDHTWDCPCHGSRFDVRGNVLDGPATQRL
- a CDS encoding PadR family transcriptional regulator, translating into MTFQLGSTLLDACVLSVLHRGDSYGYLLTQNLRDVVRVSESTLYPVLRRLQKEGFLATYDQPFQGRNRRYYTITAQGRAQYMHYVQQWSAYKDMVDKIMLGGADDDKA
- a CDS encoding DUF4097 family beta strand repeat-containing protein gives rise to the protein MKTATKAALIVACSLLVAGLIICGIAYAWGGDNLGIIVSRKGITRASGQFIEKHVDTGAFHSITADMSLGTVRLEASDRYGVSYGYAPDYGTPACVVEGDQLRFTMEARNVFGINMLLHRPRENYVTIYYPQGAALGDVQLRANAGNVHIAGVTSDTLRVTADLGQVSLAQAQCGAVSLEMHAGDGKLTDVQANTLQADCNLGNMTFTRVVADSFHADADAGDIRLQDCRTGETELSCDLGNMQGDGLEMGALDASNHCGNIALAGSFNGDVSLKADLGNVKLTTRQPADAYRIDLEVSAGNCSVDGNRVGNRYQSGGAQGAHQMRIRNSCGNIAVHFNQM